A single Streptomyces mirabilis DNA region contains:
- a CDS encoding ATP-binding cassette domain-containing protein, translating to MDGPRGLGVTARDFGLEGPRGWAFRGVGVDARPGSLIAVEGPSGSGRTCLLLALTGRMRSTGGTATVGGATLPRQMAAVRRASALAHVPGVTDLDPALTVGEHLLERALLQRRFGGSLKESLRGPLRPRAGRAAEQKLRIDSALAAAGLDRETLPKGSRTAVRDLERLEALRLSVALALVGRPGLLGIDDTDLKLSDAERAETWALLKSIAQSGTTVVAVCSEAPEGAVLVSTRPTDHTSETDDKETADALAETGRS from the coding sequence GTGGACGGTCCGCGCGGACTCGGTGTCACGGCCAGGGACTTCGGACTCGAGGGCCCGCGCGGCTGGGCGTTCCGCGGGGTCGGTGTCGATGCGCGGCCCGGCTCGCTGATCGCGGTCGAGGGGCCGTCCGGCTCGGGCCGTACGTGCCTGCTGCTCGCGCTCACGGGCCGGATGCGGTCCACCGGGGGGACGGCCACCGTGGGCGGGGCGACGCTGCCGCGGCAGATGGCCGCGGTGCGTCGTGCCAGCGCGCTCGCCCATGTCCCGGGTGTCACCGACCTGGACCCCGCCCTGACCGTCGGGGAGCACCTGCTCGAACGGGCGCTGCTGCAGCGGCGGTTCGGGGGTTCCCTGAAGGAGTCCCTGCGCGGGCCGCTGCGTCCGCGAGCCGGGCGGGCGGCCGAGCAGAAGCTGCGGATCGACTCCGCGCTGGCCGCCGCCGGCCTGGACCGGGAGACCCTGCCCAAGGGCTCCCGGACCGCCGTACGTGACCTGGAGCGGCTCGAAGCCCTGCGGCTGTCCGTCGCGTTGGCCCTCGTCGGCCGCCCGGGGCTGCTCGGCATCGACGACACCGACCTCAAGTTGTCGGATGCCGAACGGGCCGAGACCTGGGCCCTGTTGAAGTCGATCGCCCAGTCGGGCACCACGGTCGTGGCGGTGTGCAGCGAGGCTCCCGAAGGGGCCGTCCTCGTGTCCACCCGCCCGACCGACCACACCAGCGAGACCGACGACAAGGAGACGGCCGATGCGCTCGCCGAGACTGGCCGTTCTTGA
- a CDS encoding SAV_6107 family HEPN domain-containing protein yields MATSSAAAAHRRRATGPAPSLTGPASDVHPVLRRATAPPAALDLLAQARAGLDEATALETPNERYATAHLAALRTAAAVLAARGRPEPSPRRRARIRSAWEVLPEIAPELTEWSALFASGADRRARAEAGIRGAAGTRDADDLIRDVAMFLRIVERMLVLQPVLPQPRRTGEEGDGDREGRGNREVPDAG; encoded by the coding sequence ATGGCCACCTCTTCCGCAGCCGCCGCCCACCGGCGCCGCGCCACCGGCCCTGCCCCCTCACTGACCGGCCCGGCGAGCGACGTACACCCCGTGCTCCGCCGGGCCACGGCCCCGCCCGCCGCCCTCGACCTGCTCGCCCAGGCCCGCGCCGGCCTCGACGAGGCGACCGCCCTGGAAACACCCAATGAGCGCTACGCGACGGCGCACTTGGCGGCCCTGCGCACCGCCGCCGCCGTCCTCGCCGCACGGGGCCGCCCGGAGCCCTCACCCCGACGCCGCGCCCGCATCCGGAGCGCCTGGGAAGTGCTCCCCGAGATCGCCCCCGAACTCACCGAGTGGAGCGCCCTGTTCGCCTCCGGAGCCGACCGGCGCGCCCGCGCCGAGGCGGGCATCCGGGGCGCGGCCGGCACCCGCGACGCCGACGACCTGATACGGGACGTGGCGATGTTCCTGCGCATCGTCGAGCGGATGCTGGTGCTGCAACCCGTACTGCCCCAGCCCCGTCGGACCGGCGAGGAGGGGGACGGAGACAGGGAGGGCAGGGGGAACAGGGAGGTCCCGGACGCGGGCTGA
- a CDS encoding methyltransferase encodes MPDPTRPRASLRTAVVWEVLKDALDRRVKATGRESLDVLDTGGGSGNFAVPVARLGHRVTVVDPSPNALFALERRAAEAGVADRVKGVQGDAHGLFDVVERGGYDVVLCHGVLEYVDDPADGVRNVVDALRPEGVLSLLAAGLGGAVLARALAGHFKEAKQALDDPDGRWGEGDPVPHRFTADQLTALVEGAGLRVGAVHGVRVFADLVPGVLVDTEPGAVEALLKLEAAAAELPAFHSVATQLHVLGEAQGADEG; translated from the coding sequence GTGCCGGACCCGACGCGCCCCCGCGCTTCTCTCCGTACCGCCGTGGTGTGGGAGGTCCTCAAGGACGCTCTAGACCGCCGGGTCAAGGCCACGGGGCGGGAGTCCCTGGACGTCCTCGACACCGGAGGCGGCAGCGGCAACTTCGCGGTGCCCGTGGCCCGCCTCGGCCACCGTGTCACCGTCGTCGACCCCAGCCCGAACGCGCTGTTCGCGCTGGAGCGCCGGGCCGCCGAGGCCGGGGTCGCCGACCGCGTCAAGGGTGTCCAGGGTGACGCCCACGGCCTCTTCGACGTCGTCGAGCGCGGCGGCTACGACGTCGTGCTGTGCCACGGGGTCCTGGAGTACGTGGACGACCCCGCCGACGGTGTGCGCAACGTGGTGGACGCGCTGCGTCCCGAGGGCGTTCTCAGCCTCCTCGCGGCGGGCCTGGGCGGCGCCGTGCTCGCCCGCGCCCTCGCCGGGCACTTCAAGGAGGCCAAGCAGGCGCTCGACGACCCGGACGGACGCTGGGGCGAGGGTGATCCCGTACCCCACCGCTTCACCGCCGACCAGCTCACCGCGCTCGTCGAGGGCGCGGGTCTGCGCGTCGGCGCCGTGCACGGCGTACGGGTCTTCGCGGACCTGGTCCCCGGCGTCCTCGTGGACACCGAGCCGGGTGCCGTGGAAGCCCTCCTGAAGCTCGAGGCGGCGGCCGCCGAACTCCCCGCGTTCCACTCCGTGGCCACTCAGCTTCATGTGCTCGGTGAGGCGCAGGGGGCCGACGAGGGCTGA
- a CDS encoding DUF3040 domain-containing protein, with protein sequence MPLSEHEQRMLEQMERALYAEDPKFATALEGSGLRTYTRRRVYQAFAGFLVGIALLMAGMVSKQIWVSVVGFLVMLGCAVLAVTGWRKAPKPGEQPAAPGAPAARRHQGRQRRSMMDRIEQRWQRRRDEQGQ encoded by the coding sequence GTGCCGCTCTCGGAGCACGAGCAGCGAATGCTCGAGCAGATGGAGCGAGCGCTGTACGCCGAAGATCCCAAGTTCGCGACAGCGCTTGAGGGAAGCGGGCTGCGTACGTACACCCGGCGACGGGTCTACCAGGCGTTCGCGGGCTTTCTGGTGGGTATCGCGCTCCTCATGGCCGGAATGGTCTCGAAGCAGATCTGGGTCAGCGTGGTGGGTTTTCTCGTCATGCTGGGCTGTGCGGTGCTCGCCGTCACCGGTTGGCGCAAGGCTCCCAAGCCGGGTGAACAGCCGGCCGCGCCCGGCGCACCCGCCGCGCGCCGCCACCAGGGCCGACAGCGCCGCTCCATGATGGACCGCATCGAACAACGCTGGCAGCGACGCCGGGACGAGCAGGGGCAGTAG
- a CDS encoding transglutaminase TgpA family protein: protein MSGRARLTLYSAAATLMAACALLPLVKPATWILQAAFLLALQSGVGALTRRVPLARPLTVAAQALVTLMLLTLVFAQQQALLGFVPGPDAFRHLGDLLQAGTDDVGRYAIPAPLSDGIRLMLIGGVLVIGLAVDTLAVTFRSAAPAGLPLLALYSVAAGLSGGGWAWLWFLLAAAGYLMLLLAEGRDRLSQWGRVFGGAPRSQGLDASSGTVAPVRTGRRIGAVALGIALAVPLGLPALGDGLLGGAGAGVGSGSGGGTISAVNPLVSLRDSLNVDEDRQVMSYRTNSEDTQDMYLRIVSLDDFDGTAWKPAQRHIQDVPDTFPTPIGLGADVQRSEIQTRISAADWYAQDWLPMPYPVSKVNISGSWRYEPVGRTLVGDHGQNTRGVQYEVTSLIVQPTAEQLANAPEPSKALKREFTKVPSSLPAVVAATARKVTAGSTNHYEQAVKLQDYFAVNGGFTYNTQVQVGSGSAAIARFLKDKQGFCVHFSFAMASMARTLGIPARVAVGFTPGSPQADGSMSVGLRDAHAWPELYFEGVGWTRFEPTPNRGSVPEYTQTNTPGSDSSTVPKPSTSSSAAPSTAPSASGNCPAEQKKLEACPSQSALATVGSKDDGTPWFQILGYTLAGLLLLIVPMLPMLWRMRLRSVRLGAHGRSEADAPAYTLATWLEVTDTAWDYGIVPDESQTPRKAAARIVRLGLLEAEASEAVHRMAAAVEQVLYAPHPRLTAGLAEDARRVTDALGARASRTARLRALLAPRSAVRVAWAASAYWTALSARLAARRETLLRRPSGQNS, encoded by the coding sequence ATGAGCGGGCGGGCTCGGCTGACGCTGTATTCGGCGGCGGCCACACTGATGGCGGCGTGCGCGCTGCTGCCGCTGGTCAAGCCGGCGACGTGGATCCTCCAGGCGGCGTTCCTGCTGGCGCTGCAGTCCGGTGTGGGCGCGCTGACCCGGCGGGTTCCGCTGGCCCGGCCGCTGACGGTGGCGGCGCAGGCGCTGGTGACGCTGATGCTGCTGACGCTGGTCTTCGCCCAGCAGCAGGCCCTCCTCGGCTTCGTCCCGGGACCGGATGCGTTCCGGCATCTCGGCGATCTGCTCCAGGCGGGCACGGACGACGTCGGGCGGTACGCGATTCCGGCGCCGCTGTCCGACGGCATCCGCCTGATGCTGATCGGCGGTGTCCTGGTGATCGGTCTCGCGGTGGACACGCTCGCGGTGACGTTCCGCAGCGCGGCCCCCGCCGGACTCCCCCTGCTCGCGTTGTACTCGGTCGCCGCGGGCCTGTCGGGCGGCGGCTGGGCCTGGCTGTGGTTCCTGCTCGCGGCCGCGGGCTATCTGATGCTGCTCCTGGCGGAGGGCCGCGACCGGCTCTCCCAGTGGGGCCGGGTCTTCGGCGGCGCGCCCCGCTCACAGGGGCTGGACGCCTCCTCGGGCACGGTCGCACCGGTCCGCACGGGGCGGCGCATCGGCGCGGTCGCGCTGGGCATCGCCCTGGCGGTGCCGCTCGGCCTGCCCGCCCTCGGCGACGGTCTGCTGGGCGGCGCGGGGGCGGGCGTCGGCTCGGGTTCCGGGGGCGGCACGATCTCCGCGGTGAACCCGCTGGTCTCACTCCGCGACAGCCTGAACGTGGACGAGGACCGCCAGGTCATGTCCTACCGCACCAACTCCGAGGACACCCAGGACATGTATCTGCGGATCGTGTCCCTGGACGACTTCGACGGCACGGCGTGGAAGCCGGCCCAGCGACACATCCAGGACGTGCCGGACACGTTCCCGACGCCGATCGGCCTCGGGGCCGACGTCCAGCGCAGCGAGATCCAGACCCGCATCTCGGCGGCCGACTGGTACGCGCAGGACTGGCTGCCCATGCCGTACCCGGTCAGCAAGGTGAACATCAGCGGCAGTTGGCGGTACGAGCCGGTCGGCCGCACGCTCGTCGGTGACCACGGTCAGAACACGCGCGGCGTGCAGTACGAGGTGACGAGCCTGATCGTGCAGCCGACCGCGGAGCAGTTGGCGAACGCTCCGGAGCCGTCGAAGGCCCTGAAGCGCGAGTTCACCAAGGTGCCGTCGTCGCTGCCGGCGGTGGTGGCCGCCACCGCGCGCAAGGTCACCGCGGGCTCGACGAACCACTACGAGCAGGCGGTCAAACTCCAGGACTACTTCGCGGTGAACGGCGGATTCACCTACAACACCCAGGTGCAGGTGGGCAGCGGCTCGGCCGCGATCGCGCGCTTCCTGAAGGACAAGCAGGGCTTCTGCGTCCACTTCTCCTTCGCGATGGCCTCGATGGCCCGCACGCTGGGGATTCCGGCCCGGGTCGCGGTGGGATTCACGCCCGGCTCCCCGCAGGCCGACGGTTCGATGTCGGTGGGGCTGCGGGACGCGCACGCCTGGCCCGAGCTGTACTTCGAAGGCGTGGGCTGGACCCGCTTCGAGCCGACCCCGAACCGGGGCTCGGTGCCGGAGTACACCCAGACGAACACGCCCGGATCGGACTCGTCGACGGTGCCGAAGCCGTCCACGTCGTCCTCCGCGGCGCCCTCCACCGCCCCGTCGGCCAGCGGCAACTGCCCGGCCGAGCAGAAGAAGCTGGAGGCGTGCCCGAGCCAGTCCGCGCTGGCCACGGTGGGCTCGAAGGACGACGGCACTCCGTGGTTCCAGATCCTGGGGTACACACTGGCCGGGCTCCTGCTGCTGATCGTGCCGATGCTGCCGATGCTGTGGCGGATGCGGCTCCGGTCCGTGCGGCTGGGTGCGCACGGCCGCAGTGAGGCGGACGCACCCGCGTACACGCTGGCGACGTGGCTGGAGGTGACCGATACGGCGTGGGACTACGGAATCGTGCCGGACGAGTCCCAGACACCACGGAAGGCCGCGGCGCGGATCGTGCGGCTCGGGCTCCTCGAAGCCGAGGCGTCGGAGGCGGTGCACCGGATGGCCGCGGCGGTCGAGCAGGTGCTGTACGCCCCGCACCCGCGGCTGACGGCGGGGCTCGCGGAAGACGCCCGTCGTGTCACGGACGCCCTCGGCGCCCGGGCGAGCCGCACCGCCCGCCTGCGTGCCCTGCTCGCGCCCCGCTCAGCCGTCCGGGTGGCCTGGGCGGCGTCGGCCTACTGGACGGCTCTGTCGGCCCGGCTGGCGGCGCGCAGAGAGACCCTGCTGCGACGTCCTTCGGGGCAGAACAGCTGA
- a CDS encoding DUF58 domain-containing protein: MTPGGTGDAEEDKGGLRTALTGLTTRGRSFLAAGIAAAICAYVLGQSDLLRVGLLLAVLPLVCATVLYRTRYRVAGSRRLSPGRVPAGSEARVHLRMDNVSRLPTGLLMLQDRVPYVLGPRPRFVLDRVEAGGRREVSYRVRSDLRGRYPLGPLQLRLTDPFGMCELTRSFSTYDTLTVIPRVEPLPPVRLSGEAKGYGDGRQRSLALAGEDDIIPRGYRYGDDLRRVHWRLTARYGELMVRREEQPQRSRCTVLLDTRGIAYEGAGPDSAFEWAVSGTASTLVHMLERGFSVRLLTDDGNSVPGEGAEGFAGASQESADAAGLMMDTLAVIDHSDGAGLSRAYDVLRGGSEGLLIAFLGDLDEEQATVLAKMRQRSGGAVAFLLDSETWVREPTDVPGPLDRSEDRLRMLREAGWTAVTVPRGAELADLWRQADQQRMGAASTGSTAGGGGS, encoded by the coding sequence ATGACGCCCGGGGGGACCGGCGACGCCGAGGAGGACAAGGGCGGGCTGCGCACCGCGCTCACCGGTCTCACCACCCGCGGACGCTCCTTCCTGGCCGCCGGCATCGCGGCCGCGATCTGCGCGTACGTCCTGGGGCAGAGCGATCTGCTCCGGGTCGGCCTGCTTCTCGCGGTCCTGCCGCTGGTCTGCGCGACCGTGCTGTACCGCACGCGCTACCGGGTCGCGGGCAGCCGCAGGCTCTCCCCCGGGCGGGTGCCCGCCGGTTCCGAGGCCCGCGTCCATCTGCGGATGGACAACGTCTCGCGGCTGCCCACCGGCCTGCTGATGCTCCAGGACCGGGTGCCGTACGTGCTCGGTCCGCGGCCCCGGTTCGTCCTGGACCGGGTGGAGGCGGGAGGCCGACGCGAGGTGTCCTACCGGGTCCGCTCCGACCTGCGCGGCCGCTATCCGCTGGGTCCGCTGCAACTGCGTCTGACGGACCCGTTCGGGATGTGCGAGCTGACCCGCTCCTTCTCGACGTACGACACCCTGACGGTCATCCCGCGCGTCGAACCGCTGCCGCCGGTGCGGCTGAGCGGTGAGGCGAAGGGGTACGGCGACGGGCGGCAGCGCTCGCTGGCACTGGCGGGCGAGGACGACATCATCCCGCGCGGCTACCGCTACGGCGACGACCTGCGCCGGGTGCACTGGCGCCTGACCGCGCGCTACGGCGAACTGATGGTCCGTCGCGAGGAACAGCCGCAGCGCTCCCGCTGCACGGTGCTGCTCGACACCCGGGGCATCGCCTACGAAGGCGCCGGCCCGGACTCCGCCTTCGAGTGGGCGGTGTCGGGGACGGCGTCGACGCTGGTGCACATGCTCGAGCGGGGCTTCTCGGTGCGGCTGCTTACGGACGACGGCAACTCGGTGCCCGGCGAGGGCGCCGAGGGCTTCGCGGGCGCGAGCCAGGAGTCGGCGGACGCGGCCGGACTGATGATGGACACGCTCGCGGTCATCGACCACTCGGACGGCGCCGGGCTCTCCCGGGCCTACGACGTCCTGCGCGGGGGCAGCGAAGGGCTGCTGATCGCCTTTCTCGGCGACCTCGACGAGGAGCAGGCGACGGTGCTCGCCAAGATGCGCCAGCGCAGCGGCGGGGCCGTCGCCTTCCTGCTGGACAGCGAGACCTGGGTGCGGGAACCGACCGACGTTCCCGGCCCGTTGGACAGGAGCGAGGATCGACTGCGCATGCTGCGCGAGGCGGGCTGGACCGCCGTGACGGTGCCACGGGGGGCGGAGCTCGCCGATCTGTGGCGGCAGGCGGACCAGCAGCGCATGGGTGCCGCCTCGACGGGGAGTACGGCTGGGGGTGGAGGATCATGA
- a CDS encoding AAA family ATPase: MTTYDDRASLTDLTATVERVRSSVEGVIEGKPEVVRLSLTVLLAEGHLLIEDVPGVGKTMLAKALARSIDCSVRRIQFTPDLLPSDITGVSIWDQQRRDFEFKPGAIFAQIVIGDEINRASPKTQSALLESMEERQVTIDGQTYELPSPFMVVATQNPVEMEGTYPLPEAQRDRFMARVSIGYPSAEAELQMLDVHGGVSPLDDLQPVAHAHEIVKLIDAVRTVHVAETVRRYAVDLVAATRTHPDLRLGASPRATLHLLRAAKASAALSGREYALPDDIQALAVAVLAHRLLPTAQAQLNRRTAEQVVQEILQHTAVPAAPQQPGFTMGRGAPAYDQQPPRRL, encoded by the coding sequence GTGACGACCTATGACGATCGAGCGAGCCTTACAGATCTGACCGCCACTGTGGAGCGTGTCCGCAGTTCGGTGGAAGGAGTGATCGAAGGCAAGCCTGAGGTCGTACGGCTTTCGCTGACCGTGCTGCTCGCCGAGGGACATCTTCTGATCGAGGATGTCCCCGGCGTCGGCAAGACCATGCTGGCCAAGGCACTGGCACGGTCCATCGACTGCTCGGTGCGGCGTATTCAGTTCACGCCCGACCTGCTGCCCTCGGACATCACGGGTGTGTCCATCTGGGACCAGCAGCGCCGGGACTTCGAGTTCAAACCGGGTGCGATCTTCGCGCAGATCGTGATCGGCGACGAGATCAACCGCGCCTCCCCCAAGACGCAGTCCGCGCTCCTGGAGTCGATGGAGGAGCGCCAGGTCACCATCGACGGGCAGACCTACGAACTGCCCAGCCCCTTCATGGTGGTGGCCACGCAGAACCCGGTCGAGATGGAGGGCACCTACCCGCTGCCGGAGGCCCAGCGCGACCGCTTCATGGCCCGCGTCTCCATCGGCTACCCCAGTGCGGAAGCCGAGCTTCAGATGCTGGACGTCCACGGCGGGGTCTCCCCGCTGGACGACCTCCAGCCGGTGGCGCACGCGCACGAGATCGTGAAGCTGATCGACGCGGTCCGCACGGTCCACGTCGCGGAGACGGTCCGGCGGTACGCGGTGGATCTGGTCGCCGCCACGCGCACCCACCCCGACCTCAGACTCGGCGCCTCACCGCGTGCCACGCTGCATCTGCTGCGCGCGGCGAAGGCCTCCGCGGCGCTCAGCGGCCGGGAGTACGCACTGCCGGACGACATCCAGGCACTCGCCGTGGCGGTCCTGGCCCACCGTCTGCTCCCCACGGCCCAGGCGCAGTTGAACCGTCGTACGGCCGAGCAGGTCGTCCAGGAGATCCTTCAGCACACCGCCGTTCCCGCGGCGCCCCAGCAGCCGGGCTTCACGATGGGCCGCGGCGCGCCCGCGTACGACCAGCAGCCGCCCCGGAGGCTGTGA